In one Streptomyces marincola genomic region, the following are encoded:
- a CDS encoding NfeD family protein gives MDFWVWWLVAAGGFSIALVLTAMPELGMLAAGAVAGALAAGVTDSVAVQVVVFAVVSTALIAVVRPIARRSRVQPPALRSGPDALMGKSAVVLERVDARNGRIKLAGEVWSARALGEGDSYEPGSQVSVVEIDGATAVVM, from the coding sequence GTGGACTTCTGGGTGTGGTGGCTCGTCGCCGCCGGAGGATTCTCGATCGCTCTCGTTCTGACCGCCATGCCGGAGCTCGGCATGCTGGCCGCCGGGGCCGTCGCGGGCGCCCTCGCGGCCGGCGTCACGGACTCCGTCGCCGTGCAGGTCGTGGTGTTCGCCGTCGTCTCCACCGCGCTGATCGCCGTCGTCCGGCCCATCGCGCGCCGCTCGCGCGTGCAGCCGCCCGCGCTCAGATCGGGTCCCGACGCGCTCATGGGCAAGTCGGCGGTCGTGCTCGAACGCGTCGACGCGCGCAACGGGCGCATCAAGCTCGCCGGGGAGGTCTGGTCGGCGCGGGCGCTCGGGGAGGGCGACTCCTACGAGCCGGGCAGCCAGGTCAGCGTTGTCGAGATCGACGGGGCCACCGCCGTCGTGATGTGA
- a CDS encoding barstar family protein — protein sequence MVSDEGPPQDTVAGVLDGSRPPGVHRWSADASAVDGARRAARRAGWHVAVLPAGEAVDKRSFLALCADALDLPDWFGRNWDALHDCLTDLSWWGTPRGYLLIARGWSVLERTAPDVAATAGLIVEESVVHWRSRPTPMSVLLEG from the coding sequence ATGGTCAGCGACGAAGGCCCACCGCAGGACACGGTCGCCGGTGTCCTCGACGGCTCGCGCCCGCCCGGCGTCCACCGCTGGTCCGCGGACGCCTCGGCGGTCGACGGCGCCCGCCGCGCGGCGCGCCGCGCCGGCTGGCACGTGGCGGTCCTGCCGGCGGGGGAAGCGGTGGACAAGCGTTCGTTCCTCGCTCTCTGCGCGGACGCCCTCGACCTGCCGGACTGGTTCGGCCGCAACTGGGACGCGCTGCACGACTGCCTGACCGACCTCTCGTGGTGGGGCACCCCGCGCGGGTACCTGCTCATCGCCCGCGGCTGGAGCGTGCTGGAGCGGACGGCACCCGACGTCGCGGCGACCGCGGGACTTATCGTCGAGGAGAGCGTGGTCCACTGGCGGTCCCGCCCGACCCCGATGTCCGTGCTGCTCGAAGGATGA
- a CDS encoding YbhB/YbcL family Raf kinase inhibitor-like protein, whose product MSEPRRRPLPHDFHPPVAPVTVVSDDVPDGGRLKDEQVFAAGNTSPHLRWSGAPEGTKSYAVTCYDPDAPTGSGFWHWVVFNIPSDVSELPAGAGSGEKPGLPAGAVHVRNDYGTRDFGGAAPPPGDGPHRYVFTVYAVDAEQLGPDGNATPAQVGFMLRFHAIGRGQVIGEYEVPAEG is encoded by the coding sequence ATGTCCGAGCCGCGGCGGCGTCCGCTCCCCCATGACTTCCACCCGCCGGTGGCCCCCGTCACGGTCGTCAGCGACGACGTGCCGGACGGCGGGCGGCTGAAGGACGAGCAGGTGTTCGCGGCGGGCAACACCTCGCCGCACCTGCGCTGGTCCGGCGCCCCCGAGGGCACCAAGAGCTACGCGGTCACCTGCTACGACCCGGACGCGCCGACCGGAAGCGGGTTCTGGCACTGGGTGGTCTTCAACATCCCGTCCGACGTCTCGGAGCTCCCGGCCGGCGCGGGCAGCGGCGAGAAGCCGGGCCTGCCGGCCGGGGCCGTGCACGTGCGCAACGACTACGGCACGCGCGACTTCGGCGGCGCGGCGCCGCCGCCCGGGGACGGTCCGCACCGGTACGTCTTCACCGTGTACGCCGTGGACGCCGAGCAGTTGGGCCCGGACGGGAACGCCACTCCGGCCCAGGTCGGTTTCATGCTGCGGTTCCACGCGATCGGCCGGGGCCAGGTGATCGGCGAGTACGAGGTCCCGGCCGAGGGCTGA
- a CDS encoding chaplin produces MKNLKKAAAVTLMAGGIAAAGAGAASAHSGAVGTALNSPGVASGNVVEVPVNLPVTVNGNSVNVIGVLNPVFGNASFVG; encoded by the coding sequence GTGAAGAACCTGAAGAAGGCCGCCGCTGTCACTCTGATGGCCGGCGGGATCGCCGCCGCCGGTGCGGGCGCGGCCTCCGCCCACTCCGGCGCCGTGGGCACCGCCCTCAACTCGCCGGGCGTCGCCTCCGGCAACGTCGTCGAGGTGCCGGTGAACCTCCCGGTGACCGTCAACGGCAACTCCGTGAACGTCATCGGTGTCCTCAACCCGGTGTTCGGCAACGCCTCCTTCGTCGGCTGA
- a CDS encoding HNH endonuclease — translation MRQTLVLNASYEPLSTVSLRRAVVLVIQHKAIVEQSHPGLRVRAAAVDLPVPQVIRLRRFVKVPFRQRAPWSRRGVLVRDRHRCAYCGRRATTIDHVVPKSQGGGDTWLNTVAACAEDNHRKAARTPAQAGMRLLAQPFEPTPADALLLAVGATGGDQLPDWLPLPGAAASA, via the coding sequence ATGCGGCAGACCCTCGTGCTGAACGCGAGCTACGAACCCTTGTCGACGGTGTCCCTGCGGCGTGCCGTGGTCCTGGTGATCCAGCACAAGGCCATCGTGGAGCAGTCCCACCCCGGGCTGCGCGTGCGTGCGGCGGCTGTCGACCTCCCGGTACCGCAGGTGATCAGGCTGCGGCGGTTCGTCAAGGTGCCGTTCCGACAACGGGCGCCGTGGTCGCGGCGCGGCGTGCTCGTGCGCGACCGGCACCGGTGCGCGTACTGCGGGCGCAGGGCCACGACGATCGATCACGTGGTGCCCAAGTCGCAGGGCGGCGGGGACACGTGGCTGAACACGGTCGCGGCGTGCGCCGAGGACAATCACAGGAAGGCCGCCAGGACGCCGGCCCAGGCGGGCATGCGCCTGCTGGCCCAGCCGTTCGAGCCCACGCCCGCGGACGCGCTGCTGCTCGCGGTCGGGGCCACCGGCGGGGACCAGCTGCCCGACTGGCTGCCGCTGCCGGGGGCCGCGGCGTCCGCGTGA
- a CDS encoding SPFH domain-containing protein, translating into MDAIIIVLIILVVLVVIALVQTIQVIQQASAAIVERFGRYTRTLNAGLNIVVPFIDRIRNRIDLREQVVPFPPQPVITQDNLVVNIDTVIYYQVTDARAATYEVSNYIQAIEQLTVTTLRNIIGGMDLERTLTSREEINAALRGVLDEATGKWGIRVNRVELKAIEPPTSIQDSMEKQMRADRDKRAAILQAEGVRQSEILQAEGAKQSEILRAEGDAKAAALRAEGEAQAIRTVFEAIHAGDADQKLLSYQYVQMLPKIAEGDSNKLWIVPSEIGEALKGLGGNLSRFTAPNGGGTPGGPSAGDALDKPARREQPRIE; encoded by the coding sequence ATGGACGCCATCATCATCGTGCTGATCATCCTGGTGGTGCTGGTCGTCATCGCTCTCGTCCAGACCATCCAGGTGATCCAGCAGGCGAGCGCCGCCATCGTCGAGCGCTTCGGGCGCTACACCAGGACGCTGAACGCCGGCCTCAACATCGTCGTCCCGTTCATCGACCGCATCCGCAACCGCATCGACCTCCGCGAGCAGGTCGTGCCCTTCCCGCCCCAGCCGGTGATCACCCAGGACAACCTCGTGGTGAACATCGACACCGTCATCTACTACCAGGTGACCGACGCCCGGGCGGCCACCTACGAGGTCTCCAACTACATCCAGGCCATCGAGCAGCTGACGGTCACCACACTGCGGAACATCATCGGCGGCATGGACCTGGAACGGACCCTGACCTCGCGCGAGGAGATCAACGCCGCCCTGCGCGGCGTCCTCGACGAGGCCACGGGCAAGTGGGGCATCCGCGTCAACCGCGTCGAGCTGAAGGCCATCGAGCCGCCCACCTCCATCCAGGACTCGATGGAGAAGCAGATGCGCGCCGACCGCGACAAGCGCGCCGCGATCCTCCAGGCCGAGGGTGTCCGCCAGTCGGAGATCCTCCAGGCCGAGGGCGCCAAGCAGTCCGAGATCCTCCGCGCCGAGGGTGACGCGAAGGCCGCCGCGCTGCGCGCCGAGGGCGAGGCCCAGGCGATCCGCACGGTCTTCGAGGCCATCCACGCCGGCGACGCCGACCAGAAGCTGCTCTCCTACCAGTACGTCCAGATGCTGCCGAAGATCGCGGAAGGCGACTCCAACAAGCTCTGGATCGTGCCCAGCGAGATCGGCGAGGCGCTCAAGGGGCTGGGCGGCAACCTCAGCCGCTTCACCGCGCCCAACGGCGGCGGCACCCCGGGCGGACCGTCCGCGGGCGACGCCCTCGACAAGCCGGCCCGCCGCGAGCAGCCGCGCATCGAGTAG
- a CDS encoding ABC transporter ATP-binding protein has translation MSDVLELVDVSVVREGRSLVDKVSWSVAEGERWIILGPNGAGKTTLLNLASSYLFPTSGTVGILGEKLGAVDVFDLRPRIGMASSALAGKLSARQTVLQTVLTAAYGMTAGWQEEYDEVDERRARAFLDRLGMNAYLDRKFGTLSEGERKRTQIARALMTDPELLLLDEPAAGLDLGGREDLVRRLGRLARDAYAPAMVMVTHHVEEIPPGFTHVLLIRQGKVLAAGPIGTVLTSAELSHCFGLPLVVERQGDRWTAQGLPLG, from the coding sequence ATGAGCGATGTACTGGAGCTGGTGGACGTATCCGTGGTCCGCGAAGGCCGGTCGCTGGTGGACAAGGTCTCCTGGTCCGTCGCCGAGGGCGAGCGCTGGATCATCCTGGGGCCCAACGGCGCGGGCAAGACCACCCTGCTCAACCTCGCGTCCAGCTACCTCTTCCCCACCTCGGGCACCGTCGGCATCCTCGGCGAGAAGCTGGGCGCCGTCGACGTGTTCGACCTGCGCCCCCGCATCGGCATGGCGAGCAGCGCGCTCGCCGGCAAGCTCTCGGCCCGCCAGACGGTGCTCCAGACCGTGCTGACGGCCGCCTACGGCATGACCGCGGGCTGGCAGGAGGAGTACGACGAGGTCGACGAGCGGCGCGCCCGCGCGTTCCTGGACCGGCTGGGCATGAACGCCTACCTCGACCGCAAGTTCGGCACCCTCTCCGAGGGCGAGCGCAAGCGCACCCAGATCGCCCGCGCGCTGATGACCGACCCGGAGCTGCTGCTGCTCGACGAGCCCGCCGCCGGCCTCGACCTCGGAGGCCGCGAGGACCTGGTGCGCCGCCTCGGCCGCCTCGCCCGGGACGCGTACGCGCCCGCGATGGTGATGGTGACGCACCACGTCGAGGAGATCCCGCCCGGTTTCACGCACGTCCTCCTCATCCGGCAGGGCAAGGTGCTCGCGGCCGGCCCGATCGGCACCGTGCTCACCTCGGCCGAGCTCTCGCACTGCTTCGGCCTGCCCCTCGTCGTCGAGCGCCAGGGCGACCGCTGGACCGCCCAGGGGCTGCCGCTCGGCTGA
- a CDS encoding chaplin family protein translates to MNTAKRAALVLVTAGTVAGTAAGTAAAAADAGAQAVASPGVASGNIVQIPVNLPVTVVGNSVNVVGLLNPTWGNVGVVG, encoded by the coding sequence ATGAACACTGCCAAGCGGGCCGCCCTCGTCCTGGTCACCGCGGGTACCGTGGCCGGCACGGCCGCCGGCACCGCCGCCGCAGCCGCCGACGCGGGCGCCCAGGCCGTGGCCTCGCCCGGGGTCGCCTCGGGCAACATCGTGCAGATCCCCGTGAACCTTCCGGTCACGGTCGTCGGCAACTCGGTGAACGTCGTCGGCCTCCTCAACCCCACCTGGGGCAACGTCGGCGTCGTCGGCTGA